From a single Mucilaginibacter terrenus genomic region:
- a CDS encoding VCBS repeat-containing protein, whose product MFTLQDNSSLGVNFINQLNEQDKTNVFTFRNYYNGGGVAIGDINNDGLNDVYLTSNQGGNQLYLNKGNWKFEDITNKAGVKGTKYWSTGVTMVDINGDGWLDIYVCHSGNIIDRKGNELFINQHNGTFKEEAEKYGLVDNGLSTQAIFFDYDNDGDLDCFVLNNSFRPIESFDFSKNLRAVVDPLGGAHLYRNDNSHFTNVTKDAGIFSSDIGFGLGVSVADVNNDGYPDIYVSNDFFERDYLYINQKNGTYKEDIQNETGHLSLASMGSDIADINNDGNLDIFTTEMLPEGDKRLKQMTSFESFDVIKLKQHDGYFNQYMQNCLQLNNGDGTFSEIAFNAAVAATDWSWGALFFDMDNDGWKDIFVSNGIYKDLTDQDYIEFLGNRENMDKIAEKKKFDYKDFTNKMISTPLENYAFSNNHNLTFANKTAAFGLDKPSFSNGAAYGDLDGDGDNDLIVNNVNSPLYIYKNNAERLKNNFIQLKLQGHQFNRFGVGATVKVFAKDQSIVYYQQPTRGFQSSTSPNLITIGLGKVRKIDSVQVIWPGGKYQVDKNVAVNRVLTYNIKNAALQYNYSKKPVKTLMVADEKALFDSVPKHTENGFIDFDNERLMLQMLSTENPYMAKGDINNDGLEDFYFGSSKDSPAAIYVQQPTGKFKQYIPDDLGRQSYLENAGAAFGDFDGDGDQDLIIGVGGNEDEAGTPVYFPRFYENNGKGNLRLNRQKMIPAAVNASVIMACDYDKDGHPDLFVGGRSVPGTYGAHPKSYVFHNDGTGRFTDVSSKVLGADTKLGMVTAAQWADIDGNGYPDLVVAGNWMGIKIFKNNKGSFTADKQLDRYKGWWSSLQVADVNGDGKPDIVAGNIGLNIKFKASIEEPMKVYVKDFDNNGTKECITSVYKSDHVNYVFHMKPDLVGQMPLLKKKYLKYTDYAGKPFNEIFTDEDLQGAEVHEMNYLASTVFFNDGKKFTATPLPYNAQLSSVNTILCDDIDKSGIPAIILGGNFYGFKPEVGRLDASHGQIYKYSKSGFTYISPSQSGMDLSGQVRSSIMIKNSRGEKNFLFGLNDDKLKAYKLR is encoded by the coding sequence TTGTTTACCTTACAAGATAATAGTTCGCTGGGCGTAAACTTTATTAATCAACTCAATGAGCAGGACAAGACCAACGTGTTTACCTTCCGTAACTATTACAATGGAGGCGGTGTAGCTATTGGCGATATTAACAATGACGGTTTAAACGACGTATACCTCACATCCAATCAGGGCGGCAACCAACTTTATCTTAACAAAGGCAACTGGAAGTTTGAAGATATCACTAACAAAGCTGGTGTAAAAGGAACAAAGTACTGGAGCACAGGTGTAACCATGGTAGACATTAACGGCGACGGTTGGCTGGATATTTATGTTTGCCACAGCGGTAACATTATAGATAGAAAGGGAAACGAGCTTTTTATAAATCAACACAACGGCACATTCAAAGAAGAGGCTGAAAAGTATGGCTTAGTTGATAACGGGTTGTCTACCCAGGCGATATTTTTTGATTATGATAACGACGGCGATCTCGACTGTTTTGTATTAAACAATTCTTTCAGGCCGATAGAATCTTTTGACTTCAGTAAAAATTTACGGGCCGTTGTTGACCCGCTTGGTGGTGCCCATTTGTACCGGAATGATAATAGCCACTTCACCAATGTTACCAAAGATGCAGGTATATTTTCTAGTGATATAGGGTTTGGCTTAGGAGTTTCTGTAGCTGATGTAAACAACGATGGTTACCCTGATATATACGTATCTAACGACTTTTTTGAGAGAGATTATTTATACATCAACCAAAAGAACGGTACTTACAAGGAAGATATACAGAACGAAACCGGGCATTTAAGCCTCGCCTCTATGGGCTCGGACATTGCTGATATAAATAACGATGGTAACCTGGATATTTTCACAACCGAAATGTTGCCGGAGGGTGACAAGCGGCTTAAGCAGATGACCTCGTTTGAGTCTTTCGACGTGATTAAACTTAAGCAACATGATGGCTACTTTAACCAGTACATGCAAAATTGCTTGCAACTGAACAATGGTGATGGTACATTTTCCGAAATTGCTTTTAATGCCGCGGTAGCAGCTACCGACTGGAGTTGGGGTGCGTTGTTCTTCGATATGGACAATGATGGCTGGAAGGACATTTTTGTCTCTAATGGCATTTACAAAGACCTTACCGACCAGGATTACATTGAGTTTTTGGGCAATCGGGAGAACATGGATAAAATAGCCGAGAAAAAGAAGTTCGACTACAAAGATTTCACCAACAAAATGATATCAACTCCTCTGGAGAACTACGCTTTCAGCAACAACCATAACCTAACATTTGCCAACAAAACGGCCGCATTCGGCCTTGACAAACCGTCTTTTAGTAATGGCGCAGCTTACGGCGATCTGGATGGCGATGGCGATAATGATTTAATTGTTAATAATGTAAACTCCCCACTTTATATCTATAAAAACAACGCCGAACGTTTAAAAAACAACTTCATACAATTAAAGTTGCAAGGCCACCAATTTAACCGGTTTGGAGTTGGCGCGACAGTAAAAGTATTTGCAAAAGACCAGTCGATAGTTTATTACCAGCAGCCTACCCGCGGGTTTCAGAGCAGCACTTCGCCCAATTTGATTACCATAGGGCTCGGTAAAGTGCGGAAAATCGATTCAGTGCAAGTAATTTGGCCTGGAGGTAAATATCAGGTGGATAAAAATGTAGCAGTTAATAGAGTACTTACATACAATATTAAGAACGCTGCTTTACAGTACAACTATTCAAAAAAGCCGGTTAAAACCTTAATGGTGGCCGACGAGAAAGCACTCTTCGATTCGGTACCTAAACATACGGAAAATGGATTTATCGATTTCGACAACGAACGTTTGATGCTCCAGATGCTGTCGACCGAAAACCCCTACATGGCCAAAGGTGATATAAATAACGACGGCCTGGAGGATTTTTATTTTGGTTCTTCAAAGGATAGTCCGGCAGCAATTTACGTGCAGCAGCCTACAGGCAAATTCAAACAGTATATACCCGATGACCTTGGCAGGCAAAGCTACCTGGAAAATGCTGGTGCCGCCTTTGGAGATTTTGACGGCGACGGAGATCAGGACCTGATTATAGGGGTAGGAGGGAATGAGGATGAGGCCGGCACACCTGTCTACTTTCCCCGGTTCTACGAAAATAACGGTAAAGGTAATCTGCGTCTAAACCGGCAAAAGATGATACCGGCCGCGGTAAACGCGTCGGTTATAATGGCCTGCGATTATGATAAAGACGGCCACCCTGATCTATTTGTTGGCGGCAGGAGTGTACCCGGAACATACGGTGCTCATCCAAAATCATATGTTTTCCATAACGATGGTACTGGGCGCTTTACGGATGTTTCATCAAAGGTATTAGGTGCCGACACCAAATTGGGGATGGTAACGGCTGCACAGTGGGCAGATATAGATGGTAATGGGTACCCTGATCTGGTGGTTGCGGGCAACTGGATGGGTATAAAGATATTTAAGAACAACAAAGGTAGCTTTACTGCGGATAAACAACTTGACAGATACAAAGGCTGGTGGAGCAGTTTGCAGGTTGCCGATGTAAATGGCGATGGCAAGCCCGACATTGTTGCAGGTAACATTGGCCTTAACATAAAATTCAAAGCCTCGATAGAGGAACCTATGAAGGTGTACGTAAAGGACTTTGATAACAACGGTACCAAAGAGTGCATCACCTCAGTTTACAAAAGCGATCACGTAAACTATGTGTTCCATATGAAGCCTGACCTGGTTGGGCAAATGCCGTTACTGAAAAAGAAGTACTTGAAGTACACCGATTATGCCGGTAAGCCATTTAATGAGATTTTTACAGATGAAGACCTGCAAGGTGCCGAAGTTCATGAAATGAATTACCTGGCATCTACAGTATTCTTTAACGATGGCAAAAAATTTACAGCTACACCTTTGCCTTATAACGCCCAGCTTTCTAGTGTGAACACCATTCTTTGTGATGATATTGACAAGAGCGGTATACCTGCTATCATACTGGGCGGAAACTTTTATGGCTTTAAGCCTGAAGTAGGCCGTTTAGATGCCAGCCACGGACAAATTTATAAGTACAGTAAAAGCGGATTTACGTATATTTCGCCATCGCAAAGTGGGATGGATCTTTCCGGTCAGGTGCGGTCATCAATCATGATAAAGAACAGCAGGGGCGAGAAGAATTTCCTTTTTGGTTTAAACGATGATAAGCTTAAAGCCTATAAATTACGTTAA
- a CDS encoding RagB/SusD family nutrient uptake outer membrane protein codes for MKTKNIISKAAICGLVCLAAAGCAKLDEKLYGSKSLVPDGAAGSTDLGGVYSQLYGQTDQANTYALQEHPTDEMMGPTRGTDWGDFGTWRKLHTHTWTPTHNQVNDTWDQLNIGVFRATQVVDKATDPNIKGQASFLRAYFMFQVVDLYGQQPFRDPNAPTSDIPKVMNRAEATAFIIKDLEFAEANLPATSANIGVANKAAAQALLAKVYLNKAVYTSSTVGGPFTFAKADMDKVIEYANKVTAAGYTLEPAGKYFQDFAWDNTEQSHGNIFGFNNTTTSAPASAKNRWRMGLHYNQTPDGWNGFTTLADFYNSFEATDERRGVAYPGLTDKIGLRAGFAVGQQFGPGGKALTQRSGKPLVFTPEVNLNFSTEAQGIRVFKYFPQPSANNTVNDDNSANDYVILRYADVLLEKAEAILRGGTDPNGQTALTIVNAIRTPRGATPLANVDLTAMLAERGRELYWEGWRRNDLIRFEKFNDPVDQRPNATDKTRTLYPIPQRAVDTNPNLKQNPGY; via the coding sequence ATGAAAACTAAAAATATTATCTCAAAGGCAGCTATTTGCGGTTTGGTTTGTTTAGCCGCCGCGGGTTGCGCAAAACTGGACGAGAAGCTATATGGCTCGAAGTCTTTAGTACCAGATGGTGCTGCCGGATCAACAGATCTGGGTGGTGTTTATTCACAATTATACGGACAGACTGACCAGGCAAATACTTACGCACTGCAAGAGCATCCAACAGACGAAATGATGGGACCAACCCGCGGTACGGACTGGGGTGACTTTGGTACCTGGCGTAAACTGCACACCCATACATGGACACCTACACACAACCAGGTGAACGATACGTGGGATCAGTTAAATATTGGTGTATTTCGTGCAACACAGGTTGTAGACAAAGCTACAGATCCGAACATAAAAGGTCAGGCAAGTTTTCTTCGCGCTTACTTTATGTTCCAGGTAGTAGACTTGTATGGCCAACAGCCATTCCGCGACCCTAATGCGCCAACATCAGATATCCCTAAAGTAATGAACCGTGCAGAAGCAACCGCGTTCATTATTAAGGATCTGGAGTTTGCTGAAGCTAATTTACCTGCTACATCTGCCAATATTGGCGTTGCTAACAAGGCGGCAGCTCAGGCATTACTCGCCAAAGTTTATCTAAACAAGGCTGTGTATACTTCATCTACAGTAGGTGGGCCGTTCACATTTGCTAAGGCAGATATGGATAAGGTTATTGAGTATGCTAATAAAGTTACAGCAGCGGGTTATACGCTTGAGCCTGCCGGTAAGTATTTTCAGGATTTTGCCTGGGATAACACTGAGCAATCTCACGGCAACATCTTTGGGTTTAACAACACCACAACATCAGCACCTGCTTCAGCAAAGAACCGTTGGAGAATGGGCTTGCATTACAACCAAACACCAGATGGCTGGAATGGGTTTACAACGCTTGCTGATTTCTACAATTCGTTTGAAGCAACTGACGAGCGCCGTGGTGTTGCATATCCGGGCTTAACAGACAAAATTGGTTTGCGTGCAGGTTTTGCCGTAGGTCAGCAATTTGGCCCAGGTGGAAAGGCGTTGACACAACGCAGCGGTAAACCACTTGTTTTTACACCGGAGGTTAATCTTAACTTCTCTACAGAAGCACAGGGTATCCGTGTATTTAAATACTTCCCGCAGCCATCTGCAAACAACACAGTTAACGATGATAACTCAGCAAATGACTATGTGATTTTACGTTATGCTGATGTATTACTTGAGAAAGCAGAAGCGATCCTGCGCGGCGGAACTGATCCAAATGGTCAAACTGCTTTAACTATTGTAAATGCTATACGTACTCCTCGTGGTGCTACACCTTTGGCAAATGTAGATCTTACTGCAATGCTAGCAGAACGCGGCCGTGAGTTGTACTGGGAAGGTTGGAGAAGGAACGACCTTATCCGTTTCGAGAAATTTAACGATCCGGTAGATCAGCGCCCTAACGCAACCGATAAGACACGTACTTTGTACCCAATACCACAGCGTGCTGTTGATACTAACCCTAACCTGAAACAAAACCCAGGTTACTAA